One stretch of Streptomyces sp. NBC_01142 DNA includes these proteins:
- a CDS encoding acyl-CoA dehydrogenase: protein MAGSQDFDLYRPAEEHDMLRETVRSLAEAKIAPFAAQVDEEARFPQEALDALVASELQAVHVPEEYGGAGADALATVIVIEEVARVCASSSLIPAVNKLGSLPVILSGSEELKKKYLGPLAAGDGMFSYCLSEPDAGSDAAGMKTKAVREGDFWVLNGVKRWITNAGVSEYYTVMAVTDPTKRSKGISAFVVEKSDEGVSFGAPEKKLGIKGSPTREVYLDNVRIPADRMIGEEGTGFATAMKTLDHTRITIAAQALGIAQGALDYAKGYVQERKQFGKPIADFQGVQFMLADMAMKLEAARQLTYSAAAKSERVDGDLTFFGAAAKCFASDVAMEVTTDAVQLLGGYGYTRDYPVERMMRDAKITQIYEGTNQVQRIVMARNLP, encoded by the coding sequence TTGGCGGGATCGCAAGACTTCGACCTGTACCGGCCGGCCGAAGAGCACGACATGCTCCGGGAAACCGTCCGCTCGCTCGCCGAGGCGAAGATCGCGCCGTTCGCCGCACAGGTGGACGAAGAGGCCCGCTTCCCGCAGGAGGCCCTCGACGCGCTGGTCGCCTCCGAACTTCAGGCAGTCCACGTCCCCGAGGAGTACGGCGGCGCCGGCGCCGACGCGCTCGCGACCGTGATCGTCATCGAGGAAGTGGCCCGCGTCTGCGCGTCCTCCTCCCTGATCCCGGCCGTGAACAAGCTGGGCTCGCTCCCGGTGATCCTCTCCGGCTCCGAGGAGCTGAAGAAGAAGTACCTGGGTCCGCTGGCCGCGGGCGACGGGATGTTCTCGTACTGCCTCTCCGAGCCGGACGCGGGCTCGGACGCCGCCGGCATGAAGACCAAGGCCGTCCGCGAGGGCGACTTCTGGGTCCTCAACGGCGTGAAGCGCTGGATCACCAACGCCGGCGTCTCCGAGTACTACACGGTGATGGCCGTCACCGACCCGACCAAGCGCTCCAAGGGCATCAGCGCCTTCGTCGTGGAGAAGTCGGACGAGGGTGTCTCCTTCGGCGCACCGGAGAAGAAGCTCGGCATCAAGGGCTCCCCGACCCGCGAGGTCTACCTCGACAACGTCCGTATCCCCGCCGACCGCATGATCGGCGAGGAGGGCACCGGCTTCGCCACGGCGATGAAGACCCTGGACCACACCCGCATCACGATCGCGGCCCAGGCTCTCGGTATCGCCCAGGGCGCCCTCGACTACGCCAAGGGCTACGTCCAGGAGCGCAAGCAGTTCGGCAAGCCGATCGCCGACTTCCAGGGCGTGCAGTTCATGCTCGCCGACATGGCGATGAAGCTGGAGGCCGCCCGCCAGCTCACCTACTCGGCGGCCGCCAAGTCCGAGCGCGTCGACGGCGACCTGACCTTCTTCGGTGCGGCGGCGAAGTGCTTCGCCTCCGACGTCGCAATGGAGGTCACCACGGACGCGGTCCAGCTGCTCGGCGGCTACGGCTACACCCGTGACTACCCCGTCGAGCGCATGATGCGCGACGCCAAGATCACCCAGATTTATGAAGGCACGAATCAGGTGCAGCGGATCGTCATGGCAAGGAACCTGCCGTAG
- a CDS encoding LCP family protein: MNDWPDGWSDDRGNGNGRRGYGRGSAGAQPEGAQVMRHVQRPAAPQHGGVPPQQSRGYDEGYDQQAYDSDYNTGQVYGSPGGGQGGPPPGRPPRTGPAPDWRRRLKIGSLTLVVVLLAVSIGTYFWADGKLKREVDLAKVIERPGEGEGTNYLIVGSDSREGMSADEKSKLHTGSADGKRTDSMMILHDGSNGPTLISLPRDSDVEIPSFKGSQSGKLFPAEGRRVKLNAAYSEDGPELLVRTVEHNTGLRINHYVEIGFAGFANIVDAIGGVEMDIPKAFKDKKSGADFEAGKQTLDGEQSLAFVRTRYAFAGSDLDRTKNQQKFLAALASQTATPGTVLNPFKLYPTMGAGLDTLIVDKDMSLWSLGNMFFAMKGVTGGDGKSMNMPISGSRAGNLVWDKTKVKQLVEQLKNDEKVTVTSDR; encoded by the coding sequence ATGAATGACTGGCCCGATGGATGGTCCGACGACCGCGGCAACGGCAACGGACGGCGCGGTTACGGCCGCGGCAGCGCCGGTGCGCAGCCCGAGGGCGCGCAGGTGATGCGCCATGTGCAGCGTCCGGCTGCACCGCAGCACGGTGGAGTCCCTCCGCAGCAGTCGCGGGGGTACGACGAAGGCTATGACCAGCAGGCCTACGACAGCGACTACAACACGGGCCAGGTCTACGGCTCCCCGGGCGGCGGCCAGGGCGGCCCCCCGCCGGGCCGCCCGCCCCGCACCGGCCCTGCTCCGGACTGGCGCCGCCGCCTCAAGATCGGCTCGCTGACCCTGGTCGTGGTGCTGCTCGCGGTCTCCATCGGCACGTACTTCTGGGCCGACGGCAAGCTCAAGCGCGAGGTCGACCTCGCCAAGGTCATCGAGCGCCCGGGCGAGGGCGAGGGCACGAACTATCTGATCGTGGGCTCGGACAGCCGTGAGGGCATGTCGGCCGACGAGAAGAGCAAGCTCCACACGGGCTCGGCCGACGGCAAGCGGACCGACTCGATGATGATCCTGCACGACGGCTCGAACGGCCCGACCCTGATCTCGCTGCCGCGCGACTCGGACGTGGAGATACCGTCCTTCAAGGGCTCGCAGTCCGGCAAGCTCTTCCCGGCCGAGGGCCGGCGGGTGAAGCTGAACGCGGCGTACTCGGAGGACGGTCCCGAGCTCCTGGTCCGCACGGTCGAGCACAACACCGGCCTGCGTATCAACCACTACGTCGAGATCGGCTTCGCCGGCTTCGCCAACATCGTGGACGCCATCGGCGGCGTGGAGATGGACATCCCGAAGGCCTTCAAGGACAAGAAGTCGGGCGCGGACTTCGAGGCGGGCAAGCAGACGCTGGACGGCGAGCAGTCCCTGGCCTTCGTACGGACGCGGTACGCCTTCGCGGGCAGCGACCTGGACCGTACGAAGAACCAGCAGAAGTTCCTCGCGGCGCTGGCCAGTCAGACGGCGACGCCGGGCACGGTCCTCAACCCGTTCAAGCTCTACCCGACGATGGGCGCGGGCCTGGACACGCTGATCGTCGACAAGGACATGTCCCTGTGGTCCCTGGGCAACATGTTCTTCGCGATGAAGGGCGTCACGGGTGGTGACGGCAAGTCGATGAACATGCCGATCTCGGGCAGCCGCGCCGGCAATCTGGTCTGGGACAAGACCAAGGTGAAGCAGCTGGTGGAGCAGCTGAAGAACGACGAGAAGGTCACGGTCACGTCGGACCGCTGA
- a CDS encoding integrase core domain-containing protein — protein sequence MGLSAGPVAPRVHAEIKAGLLELVDHAGRAGWSVRHAADTLGVDHMRVLRWQQRRVAGRLEDSPAGPNVAVHALLDFEREAIVKLAEEWGGTDRSHRKLAHRGSRLGWVHVSESTVLRVLDDQGIRLPGGPVREHREKKPFPDWALWRPRSIWIYDFTHFTAARRCALAIMDLVSRKWITTLVSAQESSLQVETAFLSALHSEDLGHLAERRMRAELTAPGPPPDEQPVLLAVSDNGPQMRSADTRTFMAACLIGQHFGRPHTPNDQAWIESLFSHVKGEWPHLTKIRDPFELEAELDAVHTEYNTVRLHAGLGYVTPDDEHTGRADAIRTARAHGLQQAREHRIAYRRKQN from the coding sequence ATGGGCCTGAGCGCCGGCCCCGTCGCGCCACGCGTGCACGCGGAGATCAAGGCCGGGCTTCTGGAGCTGGTCGACCATGCAGGGCGGGCCGGCTGGTCGGTGCGCCATGCCGCCGACACACTGGGCGTCGACCATATGCGGGTGCTGCGCTGGCAGCAGCGCCGCGTGGCGGGACGGCTCGAGGACAGCCCGGCCGGCCCGAACGTTGCGGTGCACGCGCTGCTGGACTTCGAGCGCGAGGCAATCGTCAAACTCGCCGAGGAGTGGGGCGGCACGGACCGCTCGCACCGCAAACTCGCCCACCGCGGCTCCCGCCTGGGCTGGGTCCACGTCTCGGAATCCACCGTGCTGCGGGTCCTGGACGACCAGGGCATCCGCCTGCCCGGCGGCCCGGTACGCGAACACCGCGAGAAGAAACCGTTTCCCGACTGGGCGCTCTGGCGCCCGAGATCAATCTGGATCTACGACTTCACGCACTTCACGGCAGCACGCAGGTGCGCTCTCGCAATCATGGACCTGGTGAGCCGCAAGTGGATCACCACGTTGGTCTCCGCCCAGGAGTCCTCCCTCCAGGTCGAGACCGCGTTCCTGTCCGCGCTGCATTCCGAGGACCTCGGGCACCTCGCCGAGCGCCGGATGCGTGCCGAACTCACCGCCCCCGGGCCACCGCCCGACGAACAGCCCGTCCTGCTGGCGGTCTCGGACAACGGCCCCCAGATGCGCTCCGCGGATACCCGCACCTTCATGGCCGCCTGCCTGATCGGCCAGCACTTCGGACGCCCTCACACCCCCAACGACCAGGCCTGGATCGAATCACTGTTCAGCCACGTCAAGGGCGAGTGGCCACACCTGACCAAGATCCGCGACCCCTTCGAACTCGAGGCCGAACTCGACGCGGTCCACACCGAGTACAACACCGTGCGCCTGCACGCCGGGCTCGGCTACGTCACCCCCGACGACGAGCACACCGGACGCGCCGACGCCATCCGAACGGCCCGCGCCCACGGTCTCCAGCAGGCACGCGAACACCGCATCGCCTACCGTCGGAAACAGAACTGA
- a CDS encoding helix-turn-helix transcriptional regulator has protein sequence MADGVGRDGTTDGADEPDRDVDLEDDSGAVIAAVGRQVRLWREAAGMRAAELGAAIGYGENQVYKVETGKRIPKPEFLDRADEVLGAGGKLAAMKKDVAEARYPKKVRDLAKLEADAVELGAYASAVVHGLLQTEEYSRSLYGGRRPAFSEDQVEHLVTARMARQSVFERQPAPLLTFVQEEATLRRPTGGRMVLRRQLEHLLEISALRHVEIQVMPTETEEHAGLDGSHQVLKLSDGTAVGHNEVQLTSRLISDPKEVQILEMRYGLIRSQALTPRLSRTFIEKLAGET, from the coding sequence ATGGCGGACGGGGTCGGCAGGGACGGTACGACGGACGGCGCGGACGAGCCGGACCGGGACGTGGACCTGGAGGACGACTCGGGAGCGGTGATCGCTGCGGTCGGCCGGCAGGTCCGGCTCTGGCGCGAGGCGGCGGGGATGCGTGCGGCGGAGCTGGGCGCGGCGATCGGGTACGGCGAGAACCAGGTCTACAAGGTGGAGACCGGCAAGCGCATCCCGAAGCCGGAGTTCTTGGACAGGGCGGACGAGGTCCTGGGCGCGGGCGGGAAGTTGGCCGCGATGAAGAAGGACGTGGCGGAGGCCAGGTACCCGAAGAAGGTGCGGGACTTGGCGAAGCTGGAGGCGGACGCGGTCGAGCTCGGCGCGTATGCCAGTGCCGTGGTGCACGGGTTGCTCCAGACCGAGGAGTACTCGCGCTCGCTGTACGGGGGGCGGCGGCCCGCCTTCTCCGAGGACCAGGTCGAACACCTGGTGACCGCGCGGATGGCCCGGCAGTCGGTTTTCGAGCGGCAGCCCGCGCCGCTTCTGACGTTCGTCCAGGAAGAGGCGACGCTGAGGCGGCCGACCGGGGGCAGAATGGTGTTGCGTCGACAGCTCGAACACCTGCTGGAAATCAGTGCGTTGAGGCACGTCGAGATCCAGGTCATGCCGACGGAGACCGAGGAGCACGCGGGTCTGGACGGCTCGCACCAGGTGCTTAAGCTGAGCGACGGCACGGCTGTGGGGCACAACGAGGTCCAGCTCACCAGCCGTCTGATCAGCGACCCCAAGGAGGTCCAGATCCTTGAGATGCGGTACGGCCTGATCAGGTCGCAGGCGCTCACACCTCGGTTGTCGCGGACCTTCATCGAGAAACTGGCGGGAGAGACATGA
- a CDS encoding ATP-binding protein yields the protein MNLEITRTEPSAPARQFAVLLSPTRRGARLARLLASAQLASWGLPSEAAAQIVAELATNATVHGRVQGRDFRLDLAVQDDGKRLRIEVTDTCGDRLPPGPGTPAAPAADSESGRGLLIVEALADRWGVASGPVPRKTVWAELDLVP from the coding sequence GTGAATCTGGAAATCACCCGAACCGAACCTTCCGCTCCTGCCCGGCAGTTCGCCGTGCTGCTCTCCCCCACCCGCCGGGGTGCCCGGCTCGCCCGTCTGCTGGCCTCGGCCCAACTGGCCTCCTGGGGGCTTCCCTCGGAGGCGGCCGCGCAGATCGTCGCCGAGCTGGCCACCAACGCCACGGTCCACGGCCGCGTACAGGGCAGGGACTTCCGGCTGGATCTCGCCGTCCAGGACGACGGCAAGCGGCTCCGGATCGAGGTCACCGACACCTGTGGCGACCGCCTTCCGCCCGGTCCCGGCACCCCCGCCGCCCCGGCCGCCGACTCCGAGTCCGGCCGCGGTCTGCTGATCGTCGAAGCGCTCGCCGACCGCTGGGGTGTCGCGTCAGGCCCCGTACCCCGTAAGACCGTTTGGGCCGAGCTCGACCTCGTACCGTGA
- a CDS encoding acyl-CoA thioesterase — MTDQAQRPEPEIPGKPTAASRTTLSHIMTGSDTNLLGTVHGGVIMKLVDDAAGAVAGRHSGGPAVTASMDEMVFLEPVRVGDLVHVKAQVNWTGRSSMEVGVRVLAERWNESTPAQQVGSAYLVFAAVDGDGKPRAVPPVIVETERDQRRHQEAQIRRTHRLARRRAIKELREKRAAEGMEA, encoded by the coding sequence ATGACAGATCAGGCCCAGCGCCCGGAGCCAGAGATTCCGGGCAAGCCCACCGCGGCGTCCCGTACCACCCTCAGCCACATCATGACCGGCAGTGACACCAATCTCCTCGGCACGGTGCACGGCGGCGTGATCATGAAACTGGTGGACGACGCGGCCGGTGCCGTTGCGGGCCGGCACTCCGGCGGGCCCGCGGTCACCGCCTCCATGGACGAGATGGTCTTCCTGGAGCCGGTACGGGTGGGTGATCTGGTTCACGTGAAGGCGCAGGTCAACTGGACCGGCCGGTCCTCGATGGAGGTCGGCGTACGGGTCCTGGCCGAACGCTGGAACGAGTCGACCCCCGCGCAGCAGGTCGGCAGCGCCTACCTCGTGTTCGCAGCCGTCGACGGGGACGGCAAGCCCCGTGCCGTACCGCCCGTGATCGTGGAGACCGAGCGCGACCAGCGCCGTCACCAGGAAGCGCAGATCCGGCGCACCCACCGGCTCGCCCGCCGGCGTGCGATCAAGGAGCTGCGGGAGAAGCGCGCCGCCGAGGGCATGGAGGCCTGA
- a CDS encoding DUF397 domain-containing protein: MSVKPSAGDPSGLTWFKSSYSTADGPECVEVAAAVSTVHVRDSKNVPGPRLGFTPTAWADFVMYASRS; the protein is encoded by the coding sequence ATGAGTGTCAAGCCCTCGGCCGGAGACCCTTCCGGGCTGACGTGGTTCAAGAGCAGCTACAGCACAGCCGACGGCCCCGAGTGCGTCGAGGTCGCGGCGGCCGTCAGCACGGTCCACGTCCGCGACTCCAAGAACGTGCCGGGCCCGCGGCTCGGCTTCACGCCCACCGCGTGGGCAGACTTCGTTATGTACGCGTCCAGGAGCTGA
- a CDS encoding site-specific integrase produces the protein MVNEIIGRNPCKKIRHAGSRAKEIREHKSTARRLTTREVLAMLDGAPPRYRAMLWLMAGCGLRLGEAMAVSRDQIDSKAEVLRVDFQIAEDGESESGKNSALQRRHIKARDAEEPGRVVPLPPNVAFELRRHIKNQGVWGPERLLFPWMVALSKGGVAYCKPHSMRHYYGSRLLYAGVPENDVADWMGHSSTDVLREHYHYIFEGAEQRGRAAIATMLTPGTDDPTERTEVA, from the coding sequence GTGGTCAACGAGATCATCGGCCGCAACCCGTGCAAGAAGATCAGGCACGCTGGCAGCCGTGCCAAGGAGATACGCGAGCACAAGAGCACGGCCCGGCGGCTGACGACTCGGGAAGTCCTGGCGATGCTCGACGGGGCTCCGCCCCGGTACAGGGCCATGCTCTGGCTGATGGCGGGCTGCGGCCTCCGCCTTGGGGAGGCCATGGCCGTCTCACGCGATCAGATCGACTCCAAGGCAGAGGTACTACGCGTCGATTTCCAGATCGCGGAGGATGGCGAATCTGAATCCGGCAAGAACAGCGCACTACAGCGACGCCACATCAAGGCACGCGACGCAGAGGAGCCGGGGCGTGTCGTGCCACTGCCGCCCAACGTGGCCTTCGAACTGCGGAGGCACATCAAGAACCAGGGTGTGTGGGGACCGGAACGCTTGCTTTTCCCGTGGATGGTGGCCCTGTCCAAGGGAGGAGTGGCGTACTGCAAGCCACACTCCATGCGGCACTACTACGGGTCGCGTCTGCTGTACGCGGGCGTCCCTGAGAACGACGTAGCGGACTGGATGGGGCACAGCAGCACTGACGTGCTCCGGGAGCACTACCACTACATCTTTGAGGGGGCCGAGCAGCGCGGGCGGGCAGCCATCGCCACGATGCTGACCCCAGGTACGGACGACCCCACAGAGCGAACAGAGGTGGCCTGA
- a CDS encoding Uma2 family endonuclease has translation MTIAPDDAQHDARQYLVMREFVSSMDDTLPGKFEITKEGIVHDMMSPARPHELTVLRVRKRLEKVLPEDLVAHTGTPDVEHAPEGIMRHPDVMVIAEADMEGEGSFDPRTLLAAIEVVSWSNPDNDWVSKMRDYPLLGVPVYAVFDPRTGSGAVLCDIHSTPAGPRYATRKEFVYGEDVTIGDWTIPTGDLPRYT, from the coding sequence ATGACCATCGCCCCGGACGACGCGCAGCACGACGCCCGCCAGTACCTGGTCATGCGCGAGTTCGTGTCGTCGATGGACGACACCCTTCCCGGCAAATTCGAGATCACCAAGGAAGGGATCGTCCACGACATGATGTCGCCCGCCAGACCGCACGAACTCACCGTGCTGCGGGTACGCAAGCGCCTCGAAAAGGTCCTGCCGGAGGATCTGGTGGCCCACACGGGCACCCCGGACGTGGAGCACGCGCCCGAGGGCATCATGCGGCACCCCGACGTGATGGTGATCGCCGAGGCCGACATGGAGGGCGAAGGTTCCTTCGATCCCCGCACGCTCCTCGCCGCGATCGAGGTCGTCTCGTGGTCGAACCCGGACAACGACTGGGTGAGCAAGATGCGGGACTACCCCCTCCTCGGCGTCCCGGTCTACGCGGTCTTCGATCCGCGCACCGGCTCGGGAGCGGTGCTCTGCGACATCCACTCCACCCCGGCGGGTCCTCGCTACGCCACGCGCAAGGAGTTCGTGTACGGCGAGGACGTCACCATCGGCGACTGGACCATCCCGACCGGGGACCTCCCCCGGTACACATAG
- a CDS encoding helix-turn-helix domain-containing protein, whose protein sequence is MDTQQVSAPSRASSRVPGRVTAFGVIHVDSAHTSRFTIVGNHLAQHGELSLTAIGLAVHIQSLPDGAKVGIKVLVDRFPESEARIAAALRELEEHSYLERTLVRLPGGKLVTRTISYNQPGAAPAPAAAPQPQTEPSLPARPPHPAPAPERAEPPAPEPAPPAAPAAEATPAPASPPPARPRPPLPQPQAPDLERHRAATDLLAGLRRDEPRLLLGEHDVRRLAPAVAAWLERDAHPDAVRQALTTDLPDHLKQPAGLLAHRLTALLPPPLPAAPTPARPRGPLQNCDRCDRAFRAPEPGRCRDCRTDLAEAA, encoded by the coding sequence ATGGATACCCAGCAGGTTAGCGCGCCCTCGCGCGCCTCGTCCCGTGTACCCGGACGCGTCACCGCTTTCGGTGTGATCCACGTGGACTCGGCCCACACCAGCCGCTTCACGATCGTCGGCAACCACCTCGCCCAGCACGGCGAGTTGTCGCTCACCGCGATCGGGCTCGCCGTGCACATCCAGTCGCTGCCCGACGGGGCGAAGGTCGGCATCAAGGTGCTCGTCGACCGCTTCCCGGAGAGCGAGGCGCGTATCGCCGCCGCGCTGCGCGAACTGGAGGAGCACAGCTACCTGGAGCGCACGCTGGTGCGCCTGCCCGGCGGCAAGCTCGTCACGCGCACGATCTCGTACAACCAGCCCGGTGCCGCCCCGGCCCCCGCCGCAGCGCCCCAGCCGCAGACCGAGCCCAGCCTCCCGGCCAGGCCCCCACATCCCGCACCGGCACCGGAACGCGCAGAGCCCCCGGCCCCGGAACCCGCCCCGCCGGCAGCCCCTGCCGCGGAGGCCACCCCCGCACCCGCATCGCCGCCGCCAGCGCGCCCGCGCCCGCCGCTCCCCCAGCCGCAGGCCCCCGACCTGGAGCGCCACCGCGCGGCCACCGATCTCCTCGCCGGCCTGCGCCGCGACGAGCCCCGGCTGCTCCTGGGCGAGCACGACGTCCGCCGGCTGGCCCCCGCCGTCGCCGCCTGGCTCGAACGCGACGCCCACCCCGACGCCGTACGCCAAGCCCTCACCACCGACCTGCCCGACCACCTGAAACAGCCCGCGGGACTCCTCGCCCACCGGCTCACCGCGCTCCTGCCGCCCCCACTGCCCGCCGCACCCACGCCTGCGAGACCCCGCGGCCCGCTCCAGAACTGCGACAGGTGCGACCGCGCGTTCCGCGCCCCGGAACCAGGCCGGTGCCGCGACTGCAGAACCGACCTCGCCGAGGCCGCCTAG
- a CDS encoding dihydrofolate reductase family protein, with translation MRSVTYSMNVSLDGYIVGPDGDFNWTAPDEEVFRFWIDEIRQVGVHLLGRRLYETMLYWETADQNPTLDDSDREWTALWKPLPKVVFSTTLSAVQGNARLASGGLAEEIERLRAEPGEGDIAIGGATLAAEAAALGLIDEYQAMVYPVLVGGGIPFFPQRERRVDLELVETRTFSSGVVHLRHRVAR, from the coding sequence ATGCGCAGCGTGACCTATTCGATGAACGTCTCACTCGACGGCTACATCGTCGGACCGGACGGCGACTTCAACTGGACGGCCCCCGACGAGGAGGTCTTTCGCTTCTGGATCGACGAGATTCGACAGGTCGGCGTCCACCTGTTGGGACGACGGCTGTACGAGACGATGCTGTACTGGGAGACCGCCGACCAGAATCCAACGCTCGACGACTCAGATCGCGAGTGGACCGCGCTCTGGAAGCCGCTCCCAAAGGTGGTGTTCTCCACCACGCTGTCGGCGGTGCAGGGCAATGCCCGCCTGGCCTCCGGCGGCCTGGCGGAGGAGATCGAGCGGTTGCGAGCCGAGCCGGGTGAGGGCGACATCGCAATCGGCGGCGCGACTCTCGCCGCCGAGGCGGCCGCGTTGGGTCTGATCGACGAGTACCAGGCCATGGTCTACCCGGTGCTGGTTGGCGGTGGCATTCCGTTCTTTCCCCAACGTGAGCGCCGGGTGGATCTCGAACTCGTCGAGACCCGCACCTTCAGCTCGGGAGTCGTCCACCTCCGCCACCGCGTGGCGCGTTAA
- a CDS encoding helix-turn-helix transcriptional regulator, giving the protein MALSPSSSAQQARQALADRLAELCRDAGLTGRDIADRCDWHPSKSSRIMNARTPPSADDIRAWCRACGAEDQTADLTASLRTAEGMWVGWRRMERAGLKQAQEARLPLFERTHRFRSYSSWFVPGLIQTHGYTEAVLRAVQRRRVEVDDVAEAVAVRMERQRVLYEGNRRFAFLVEESVLRNGIGGTDVLIGQLGHLLTVGSLPNVSLGVVPMRADRSRMPVEGFWIFDTAQVNVELVSGYLTITQPSEVAMYADTFAELTDLAVYGASARALITAAMDSLG; this is encoded by the coding sequence ATGGCTCTCTCTCCGTCTTCGAGTGCCCAGCAGGCCCGGCAGGCGCTAGCAGATCGACTCGCTGAGCTCTGCCGGGATGCTGGGCTGACCGGGCGCGATATCGCCGATCGTTGCGACTGGCATCCGTCCAAGTCGTCTCGGATCATGAACGCCCGGACGCCGCCGTCCGCCGACGACATTCGAGCCTGGTGCCGGGCGTGCGGAGCCGAGGACCAGACCGCCGATCTGACTGCCTCGCTTCGGACAGCCGAGGGTATGTGGGTTGGCTGGCGGCGCATGGAGCGTGCCGGGCTCAAGCAGGCGCAGGAAGCCCGCTTGCCGCTGTTCGAGCGCACACACCGTTTCCGCTCGTACTCGTCCTGGTTCGTGCCGGGTCTGATCCAGACGCACGGCTACACCGAGGCCGTGTTGCGCGCAGTTCAGCGCCGCAGGGTAGAGGTGGACGATGTGGCCGAAGCCGTGGCCGTCCGCATGGAACGCCAGCGCGTGTTGTACGAGGGAAATCGGCGGTTTGCCTTCCTCGTTGAGGAGTCGGTCTTGCGGAACGGCATCGGCGGAACAGACGTGCTGATCGGACAGCTTGGCCACCTGCTTACGGTCGGATCACTGCCCAACGTCAGCTTGGGTGTGGTGCCAATGCGGGCGGACCGTTCCAGGATGCCAGTAGAGGGGTTCTGGATCTTCGACACGGCACAGGTCAATGTCGAGTTGGTCTCTGGCTATCTCACGATCACGCAGCCCAGCGAGGTAGCCATGTACGCCGACACCTTCGCCGAGCTGACCGACTTGGCCGTCTACGGAGCGAGCGCACGCGCGCTGATTACGGCTGCGATGGACTCGCTCGGGTGA
- a CDS encoding DUF6879 family protein, whose protein sequence is MAQRSAVHLELRDSYMLDDPEFIAWKQGKRLDPADRSLWWGGWHDAVRDAVARGVVVRRARIVSEPISDYVRYEFDCTFTNIAAGELVRWLPRRKATDLALPGTDFWVFDGAQALFHHFTGNGQLDEDGREYTDDPARVKLCADAFEAVWQRAIPHEEYRPR, encoded by the coding sequence ATGGCGCAACGCTCAGCGGTTCACCTTGAGTTGCGCGATAGCTACATGCTGGATGACCCCGAGTTCATCGCATGGAAGCAGGGCAAGCGGCTTGACCCCGCCGACCGGTCCTTGTGGTGGGGCGGCTGGCATGACGCGGTGCGCGATGCGGTCGCCCGTGGCGTCGTGGTCCGGCGTGCGCGCATCGTCTCGGAGCCGATCAGCGACTACGTGCGGTACGAATTCGACTGCACATTCACCAACATTGCAGCGGGTGAGTTGGTTCGTTGGTTGCCGAGGCGGAAGGCAACCGATCTTGCCTTGCCCGGTACGGACTTCTGGGTGTTCGACGGCGCACAAGCGCTCTTTCACCACTTCACCGGAAATGGTCAGTTGGACGAGGACGGCCGGGAGTACACGGACGATCCAGCGCGGGTGAAGCTGTGCGCCGACGCCTTCGAGGCTGTGTGGCAACGCGCGATTCCGCACGAGGAGTACCGGCCCCGCTGA